Proteins from one Oscillatoria nigro-viridis PCC 7112 genomic window:
- the aroQ gene encoding type II 3-dehydroquinate dehydratase codes for MLNILVLHGPNLNLLGQREPGVYGSATLNDINKLLEREAQALQVQVSIQQSNHEGVLVDAIHSMLGQHQGLLINAGAYTHTSVAIRDAIAAVNIPAVEVHLSNIYRREAFRHHSFIAAVAIGQISGFGSESYRLGLQALVSYLIKN; via the coding sequence TTGTTAAATATCCTGGTACTTCACGGCCCTAATCTAAATCTATTGGGTCAGCGAGAACCTGGAGTTTATGGTTCTGCGACTTTAAATGATATCAACAAGTTGCTAGAACGAGAAGCGCAAGCCCTCCAGGTGCAAGTCTCAATTCAGCAGTCGAATCATGAAGGGGTGTTGGTGGATGCAATTCACTCGATGTTAGGCCAGCACCAAGGCTTATTGATTAATGCTGGAGCTTATACTCATACGAGTGTGGCAATTAGAGACGCGATCGCCGCGGTGAATATCCCTGCGGTAGAAGTTCATCTGAGCAATATTTACCGGCGGGAAGCTTTTCGGCACCACTCGTTTATCGCAGCGGTGGCGATCGGCCAAATCAGCGGTTTTGGCTCAGAAAGTTATCGGCTGGGGCTGCAAGCTCTAGTTAGTTACCTGATTAAAAATTAA